A section of the Oryza sativa Japonica Group chromosome 1, ASM3414082v1 genome encodes:
- the LOC4325379 gene encoding uncharacterized protein produces the protein MALISSLQRPRKPRCPSHPMLSLSPSLVCLLVLLPFLSLLLLHRSAFPASRSPLLAHLTASSSSRSSASGFAGGDLREIEFSWNHLPFRQSRPPPARLKIAVFSRKWPVASAPGGMERHAHTLHTALAARGHRVHVFTSPPPHTEAAPPRSADGPQLHFLDGDPGVWRCDEAWKLYEAEAENDPFDVIHSESVAVFHRWARGVPNLVVSWHGISLEALHSGIYQDLARGDDERMSPAFNHSLAQSVYRVLSEVRFFRSYAHHVAISDATGEMLRDVYQIPSRRVHVILNGVDEAQFEPDAALGRAFREDLGLPKGADLVFGVSGRLVKDKGHPLLYEAFSKLVLRHPNVYLLVAGKGPWEQRYMDLGRNAKVLGAVPPEKLKAFYNALDVFVDPTLRPQGLDLTLMEAMQCGKPVLATRFPSIKGSIVVDDEFGYMFAPNVESLLEKLEAVVEEGARRAAQRGRACRDYAKTMFAATKMALAYERLFLCVKNDTFCAYPAEFD, from the coding sequence ATGGCACTGATCAGCTCGCTGCAGAGGCCAAGGAAGCCGAGGTGCCCTTCCCACCCaatgctctccctctccccatccCTCGTctgcctcctcgtcctcctccccttcctctccctgctcctcctccaccgctccGCCTTCCCGGCTTCACGTTCTCCGCTCCTCGCCCACCTcaccgcgtcctcctcctcgcgctcctCGGCGAGcggcttcgccggcggcgacctacGTGAGATCGAGTTCTCGTGGAACCACCTGCCGTTCAGGCAgtccaggccgccgccggcgaggctcaAGATCGCCGTGTTCTCGCGGAAGTGGCCCGTGGCCTCGGCGCCCGGCGGCATGGAGCGGCACGCGCACACGCTGCACACGGCGCTCGCGGCGCGCGGGCACCGCGTCCACGTGTtcacctccccgccgccgcacaCCGAGGCCGCGCCCCCGCGCTCCGCCGACGGGCCGCAGCTCCACTTCCTCGACGGCGACCCCGGGGTGTGGCGCTGCGACGAGGCGTGGAAGCTGtacgaggccgaggccgagaaCGACCCGTTCGACGTCATACACTCGGAGAGCGTGGCCGTGTTCCACCGCTGGGCGCGCGGCGTGCCCAACCTGGTCGTGTCGTGGCACGGCATCTCCCTGGAGGCGCTCCACTCGGGGATATACCAGGACCTcgcccgcggcgacgacgagcgcaTGTCGCCGGCGTTCAACCACAGCCTGGCACAGTCGGTGTACCGGGTGCTGTCCGAGGTGCGCTTCTTCCGGAGCTACGCGCACCACGTGGCCATCAGCGACGCCACGGGGGAGATGCTGCGCGACGTGTACCAGATCCCCAGCCGCCGCGTGCACGTCATCCTCAACGGCGTCGACGAGGCGCAGTTCGAGCCGGACGCGGCGCTGGGCCGCGCGTTCCGGGAGGACCTCGGGCTGCCCAAGGGCGCCGACCTGGTGTTCGGCGTCTCCGGCCGGCTGGTCAAGGACAAGGGCCACCCGCTGCTGTACGAGGCCTTCTCCAAGCTCGTGCTGCGCCACCCCAACGTGtacctcctcgtcgccggcaagGGGCCGTGGGAGCAGCGGTACATGGACCTGGGCCGCAACGCCAAGGTGCTCGGCGCCGTGCCGCCGGAGAAGCTCAAGGCGTTCTACAACGCGCTGGACGTGTTCGTGGACCCGACGCTGCGGCCGCAGGGCCTGGACCTGACGCTCATGGAGGCCATGCAGTGCGGCAAGCCGGTGCTCGCCACGAGGTTCCCCAGCATCAAGGGCAgcatcgtcgtcgacgacgagttCGGGTACATGTTCGCGCCCAACGTGGAGTCGCTGCTCGAGAAGCTGGAGGCCGTGGTGGAAGAgggcgcccgccgcgccgcgcagcgCGGCCGCGCGTGCCGCGACTACGCCAAGACCATGTTCGCCGCCACCAAGATGGCGCTCGCGTACGAGAGGCTCTTCCTCTGTGTCAAGAACGACACTTTCTGTGCCTACCCAGCTGAGTTCGATTAG
- the LOC4325378 gene encoding protein trichome birefringence-like 21 — translation MVLFFKVLFGPAAVFLSALVVLSCFKSVPYLSRMSSSELPSYMSYFESPISKCDIFQGEWVPDESSPQYTNLTCSYIQEHQNCMMYGRPDLEFLKWRWKPAGCDLPRFDPDKFLRLVGNKTLAFVGDSLARNHMQSLLCLLSKVATPKDVSVTGKTDPDKILYYEGYNFTIHIFWSPFLVRTEESAESPGVFKLYLDEPDCKWFARVARFDYVIFSGANWFTRPSLFYENGRLVGGSYVALNITSDLTLRHSHRMAFRTALRAINDIRFRGKAIVRTLSPMSHFEGGAWDKGGDCRRTRPYRGNETAMGGMDLEFYTSQVEEFREAQREAAANGVDMVLMDPTAAMLLRPDGHPSRYGHWPDEKRVLYNDCIHWCLPGPVDAWNDMLLHMLSD, via the exons aTGGTTTTGTTCTTCAAGGTGCTCTTCGGCCCGGCCGCCGTGTTCCTCTCGGCGCTCGTCGTCCTCTCCTGCTTCAAGAGCGTGCCGTACCTGAGCAGGATGAGCTCCTCCGAGCTCCCCTCCTACATGTCCTACTTTGAGTCGCCGATCTCCAAGTGCGACATCTTCCAGGGGGAGTGGGTGCCCGACGAGAGCTCGCCGCAGTACACCAACCTGACCTGCTCCTACATCCAGGAGCACCAGAACTGCATGATGTATGGCCGCCCCGACCTGGAGTTCCTCAAGTGGCGGTGGAAGCCGGCCGGCTGCGACCTCCCGCGGTTCGACCCGGACAAGTTCCTCCGGCTCGTCGGCAACAAGACGCTCGCTTTCGTCGGGGACTCGCTGGCGAGGAACCACATGCAGTCTCTCCTCTGCCTCCTGTCCAAG gTTGCGACGCCGAAGGACGTGTCGGTGACGGGGAAGACGGACCCGGACAAGATACTGTACTACGAGGGGTACAACTTCACCATACACATCTTCTGGTCGCCGTTCCTGGTGAGGACGGAGGAGTCGGCGGAGAGCCCCGGCGTGTTCAAGCTGTACCTCGACGAGCCCGACTGCAAGTGGTTCGCCCGCGTGGCGCGGTTCGACTACGTCATCTTCTCGGGGGCCAACTGGTTCACGCGGCCGTCCCTGTTCTACGAGAACGGGAGGCTCGTCGGCGGCAGCTACGTGGCGCTCAACATCACCAGCGACCTGACGCTGCGGCACTCCCACCGGATGGCGTTCCGGACGGCGCTCCGGGCCATCAACGACATCAGGTTCAGGGGGAAGGCGATCGTGCGGACGCTGTCGCCGATGTCGCACTTCGAGGGCGGCGCGTGGGACAAGGGCGGCGACTGCCGGCGGACGCGGCCGTACAGGGGGAACGAGACGGCCAtgggaggcatggacctggaattCTACACGTCGCAGGTGGAGGAGTTCAGGGAGGcgcagagggaggcggcggcgaacgggGTGGACATGGTGCTCATGGACCCCACCGCCGCGATGCTGCTCCGGCCGGACGGCCACCCGAGCCGGTACGGCCACTGGCCGGACGAGAAGCGGGTGCTGTACAATGACTGCATCCACTGGTGCCTGCCGGGGCCGGTCGATGCCTGGAACGACATGCTGCTCCACATGCTCTCAGATTGA